The bacterium DNA window AAATGGGGTATGCTCGCCTCAATCCCGGGGAGAGGAAGAGATACGAAATGCTATAGCGCGGTCGTGGTGTTCTTGATTGTAAGAATTTATTTTAATTAGCATTTATGGTTCGAGAATCGTCAAAATCTCCGTGCTGGCACAGGCCTTGCCTTAGTCAAAGCGGGGACCGCAAGGACAGCATAGTTTCCAGTTCATTCGCCAGCGCCTTGCGGTCCCCCTCTCCCGCTCGCTCCTTCAGCGGTGGCAGCTCTAACAGGATTTTCCGGCGCGCCCCGCGACCATAATAAGCAACCTTTTCATAGAAAGCCACACGGAACCCCGGCCATGACAGCACGACACCTTTGCACAATCGCCCTGGCACTCCTACTCTCAACGGGACCTGCGTGGGCATTCCTACACGACGTTTCGATCCAGAGTTTCGCCTTTAACCCGCAGTCGCTGACTGTTCAGCCGGGCGATTCGGTTCGTTTTACGAATCTCGACTCTGCGCCGCACACCGTGACCTCTACCGGCGGCATATTTGACAGCGGCATGCTGACGACCAACATGACGTTTGTGGCGACATTCCCGACCGCCGGAAGTTATGGTTATGTGTGCCTCTTCCACTCCAACATGTCCGGCGTCATAAATGTTGGCTCGTCCGGCGGTGGCGACACGAGTTGGGTCGAGCAGACCAGCCCGACCTCGTTGCCTTTGATGGATGTTCGTTTCATCGATGCTCAGCACGGTTGGATTGCTGGTGAGCAAGGGATGCTCCGGACCACGAACGGCGGCGAAACGTGGACCTTGACGTCAACGCCGGAGGATCTTGAAGCCGTCTATTTTATCAACGCCAATGAGGGCTGGGCCTGCGGCAATGACGGCTACCTGATTCACACGACCAACGGCGGCCAATCCTGGTCACCGCAGACTAGTGGCGCTGGCGACAAGTTGCGCGACATCTGGTTCGCCGATGCGCAGAACGGCTGGGCGGTGGGCAAAGACGGCATTTTCATTCGCACGATAAACGGCGGTCAGACGTGGACGCCGCAGGTTAGCCCGGCCACGGACGACTTGCGCGGCATCCACATGATCACGGCAACGTACGGGTGGGTCGTTGGCTCGGACGGACTGATACTCTTCACCGACGATGGCAACAACTGGGATATTCAGCTCAGTGTCCCCGGCGGCGAAGAAGATGAGTTTGAGTCCATCTATGCGCATGACGCCAACCACGCCTGGGCGGTTGGCGGCCAGGGCCGAATCTACTACACGGTTAACGGTGGCCAGGATTGGATGCAGCAGACCAGCGGCACAACGGTCGCAATTCAGGATGTGCACTTTTCCAGCCTTGAAAACGGTTGGGCCTGCGGCGCGGGCGGCTACTTGTCCAATGCCATGGAATCGGGCACGATGTGGCACACGCAGACGCCGCCCGAGGTTCTGACCTTTAATTCGGTGTTCTTTGTGAGTGATTCGCTGGGCTTTCTGGTGTCGGGCGACGGCCGGATTTTCCGCCGGGAAATCACCGGTGGCGTGAGCGCCAGCCCGGAGCACCACCATCATCAGTCTGTCGAGTTCGAACTGCTGAACAATTATCCGAATCCGTTCAATCCTGCCACCACGATAGAATTTAATCTGTCTGCCGCAGGCTTGACAACCTTGACAATTTTTGACATACTGGGTCAGCAGATTGCTCAGCCTGTCCATGGGCAACTGGCAGCCGGGAGCCATCGAGTCGAATTCGTGGCGTCCGGAATGCCCAGCGGCGCGTACTTCTACCAGTTATCGGCCGCGGGCCGCACTGAGACGCGCAAAATGCTGCTGTTGAAATAAGCTAATGTCCAGACTATTCACCGGAGAGCGCCGCATGCGAACCACATTTCTTCTTCTCGTTGCCGCGGCCCATATCTGTCTGGCGGGCGACATGTTCACCATCGTGCAGGGCAGTTCGGCCAACTTAGTGAAGTTCATCAGTAATGCGCCGCTGGAACAGGTGATCGGGCACACGTCCATGGCAACGGGCTATGTGACGCTGCCGGACGGCGCACAGGCCGGGCAGGGTGAAGTTCATGTGGATCTGTCGTCGTTGGACACCGGACTGAGCCTGCGCAACAAGCACATGCGCGAAAATCATCTTGAGACGGACAAGTATCCCGAAGCAGTGTTTCAACTGACGACTCTGACTGTGCCAGCGGGCCAACTTAAAGACGGTGAACGCACGGCGGTGCAGGTCACGGGTACGTTATCGCTGCACGGCCAGAGCAAGCTCATCTCGCCTGTCACCTGGATGACCCGGCAAGCCGATGAACTGACCATCGAATCCGACTTCACGATTACGCTCTCTGAATTCAATATAACGCGCCCCGAGTTCCTTGTCCTCAAGTTATCGGATGAGCAGCAAATCAGCGTGAAACTGGTTGGCCGCAAGTCGAGCTGAACAAGACGATTTTCCTCTGCGGTGCGGGCTGACCGCAAAAAAAGCCCTTGGGATGGTCACCCAAGGGCTTTCTTGTAACTGGCTGTTGGTAATTAGTGCGCGTGTTGCGGAGTAGGATCGCCTGTGACCTGGGCGTCGGCATCGGCCAGCGCCTGATCAGGATCATGCACGGGCGAGAAGCGCGCCAGCAGTGAATAGACAACGGGTACGAGCACGAGTGTCAGGAATGTCGAGAACAGCATGCCGCCGACGACGGCGATACCGAGCGGACGGCGCGCCTCGGCGCCTGCACCGAGCCCGATGGCGATCGGCAGAATACCGAAGACGGTCGCGAAGGACGTCATGAGAATCGGACGCAGTCGAATAACTGACGCTTCAATCACAGCCTGTTGGATCGCCTGACCGCGGGCGCGTAATTGGTTGGCGAATTCGACGATCAGAATGGCGTTCTTGGTCACCAGACCAATCAGCATGATCAGTCCGATTTGCGAGTAGATATTGAGCGACTGGCCGAACACGAACAGTGACACGAGCGCGCCAAACACCGCCAGCGGTACCGACAGCAGAATCGTGAATGGGTGAATGAAGCTCTCGAACTGCGCGGCCAGCACGAGGAAGATAAACACCAGCGCCAGGACAAAGAAGAAGTAAAGTCCGGTGGAGGACTCTTGATACTCCAGCGACTGCCCGGCATATTCCCGGCGAATAGACGGCGGCAAATTGCCGGTCGCGACGCGGTCCAAATCGTCCAACGCCTGACCCAGCGACACAAACGGAATCAGGTTCGCCGTCAGCGTGGCCGAGCGCAAGCGGTTGTAGTGATTGAGCTCTTTCGGTCCAGCGGTTTCCGAAACAGCGACGAGATTGGCCAGTTGCACAAGACCGTTCTGCCCGCGGACATAGATCCCTTCGATCACATCGGGCGTCGCGCGTTCGGCGGCCTGCACCTGCATGATGACGTCATACTGCTTCGATCCGCGTTTGAAATCGCTGATGACGCGGCCGCCCAAAAGCGCTTGCAGCGTCGAGCCGATTTCGCTGGTGGAGACGCCGAGCTCGGCGGCACGTTCACGATCAATGGCGATGCTTAGTTCAGGCTTGTCGAGCTTCAGATCCGTGTTAACATTGTACAAGTAGCCGAGCTTATTGGCCTGGGCGACCATGACGTTCATGGCCTGGCTCAACTCTTCGTAGCTTTCGGCCTGCAGCACGTATTCGATTGGGCTCGAAGAGAACTGGCCGAGGCTTGGCGGATTGATGACGAACGCCAGCACGCCGGGAATCGAGAACAACTGCGGAAAGAGTTCGCCGACGATTGCCTGTTGTGACTTGTCGCGGCCGTCCGCCGATCCGATGTTGAGGAACATGAAGCTATCGGTCACCCGCCCCGGCCCTTGGAAGCCGAGTCCCGTGGCGGTGAAGAGGCCTTTGCGTTCAGGCAGCGGTAAGAGGATGCTTTCAATCGTGCGTACGTGTCGGTCGGTGTAAGCGAGGGTCGAGCCTTCCGGTGCCAGCACGATGCCGAAACCGATGCCGCGGTCTTCCGTCGGCACGAGCTCGCTGGGCATGAACTTGAAAATCGCACCGCTGATGAGCACGAGCAGTACCGATGTTATCACCGTCGCCAGACGGTGCCGCAGCGCGAACTTGAGTATGCGTTCGTAGGTGTTGTTCAGCCAGACAAAAAAGGAGTCGAAACTGCGGGCCGCCCAGCTCTGACCGGTGCCGTGAATCGGTCGCAGGATGCGCGAACTGAACATCGGCGTCAGCGTGAGTGCCACAAAGCCGGAGATTGCCACGGCAATCGCTACCGTGAATCCGAACTCGCGGAACAGGCGACCGACCGATCCCGTTAGAAACGCGACCGGAACGAACACGGCCACCAATGCAATCGTCGTGGCAATCACGGCGAAGGCAATTTCCCGCGTACCGTCAAAGGCCGCTCGCAAACGGGATTTGCCCATTTCCATATGCCTGAATATATTCTCGAGGACGACGATTGCGTCGTCCACCACCAATCCGATGGCCAGCACCAGCGCCAGCAGCGTTAAGATATTGATGGTAAAACCGAGAAAGTAGATCACGACGAACGTGCCG harbors:
- a CDS encoding T9SS type A sorting domain-containing protein, translating into MTARHLCTIALALLLSTGPAWAFLHDVSIQSFAFNPQSLTVQPGDSVRFTNLDSAPHTVTSTGGIFDSGMLTTNMTFVATFPTAGSYGYVCLFHSNMSGVINVGSSGGGDTSWVEQTSPTSLPLMDVRFIDAQHGWIAGEQGMLRTTNGGETWTLTSTPEDLEAVYFINANEGWACGNDGYLIHTTNGGQSWSPQTSGAGDKLRDIWFADAQNGWAVGKDGIFIRTINGGQTWTPQVSPATDDLRGIHMITATYGWVVGSDGLILFTDDGNNWDIQLSVPGGEEDEFESIYAHDANHAWAVGGQGRIYYTVNGGQDWMQQTSGTTVAIQDVHFSSLENGWACGAGGYLSNAMESGTMWHTQTPPEVLTFNSVFFVSDSLGFLVSGDGRIFRREITGGVSASPEHHHHQSVEFELLNNYPNPFNPATTIEFNLSAAGLTTLTIFDILGQQIAQPVHGQLAAGSHRVEFVASGMPSGAYFYQLSAAGRTETRKMLLLK
- a CDS encoding YceI family protein — its product is MRTTFLLLVAAAHICLAGDMFTIVQGSSANLVKFISNAPLEQVIGHTSMATGYVTLPDGAQAGQGEVHVDLSSLDTGLSLRNKHMRENHLETDKYPEAVFQLTTLTVPAGQLKDGERTAVQVTGTLSLHGQSKLISPVTWMTRQADELTIESDFTITLSEFNITRPEFLVLKLSDEQQISVKLVGRKSS
- a CDS encoding efflux RND transporter permease subunit — protein: MKLSDLSIRRPVFASVMSLSIVLFGVIAFLRLPVREYPDIDPPVVSVVTLYRGASASVVETEITDILEEQFATLSGVKTLKSASREEGSVITIEFELSREVEEAANDVRERVARSRGLLPRDVEDPVVEKIDANAQPIVWLGLSSDVHDGLQLTEAADRILKDRLQRLPGVGSIIIGGERRYAMRVWLDPQRLAARGLTPSDVEAAIARENAEIPGGRIEGSEREFSVRTRGEVNTPEQFAALIVAQNQDGVVRLGDVATVEIGAQDERTVARYNGKPAVGLGIVKQSKASTIDVARAVREQLPALVAALPAGMRIDIAYDSSQFITESITEVTETIIIAMCLVILVVLAFMKSMRATLIPTLAIPVSIVGTFVVIYFLGFTINILTLLALVLAIGLVVDDAIVVLENIFRHMEMGKSRLRAAFDGTREIAFAVIATTIALVAVFVPVAFLTGSVGRLFREFGFTVAIAVAISGFVALTLTPMFSSRILRPIHGTGQSWAARSFDSFFVWLNNTYERILKFALRHRLATVITSVLLVLISGAIFKFMPSELVPTEDRGIGFGIVLAPEGSTLAYTDRHVRTIESILLPLPERKGLFTATGLGFQGPGRVTDSFMFLNIGSADGRDKSQQAIVGELFPQLFSIPGVLAFVINPPSLGQFSSSPIEYVLQAESYEELSQAMNVMVAQANKLGYLYNVNTDLKLDKPELSIAIDRERAAELGVSTSEIGSTLQALLGGRVISDFKRGSKQYDVIMQVQAAERATPDVIEGIYVRGQNGLVQLANLVAVSETAGPKELNHYNRLRSATLTANLIPFVSLGQALDDLDRVATGNLPPSIRREYAGQSLEYQESSTGLYFFFVLALVFIFLVLAAQFESFIHPFTILLSVPLAVFGALVSLFVFGQSLNIYSQIGLIMLIGLVTKNAILIVEFANQLRARGQAIQQAVIEASVIRLRPILMTSFATVFGILPIAIGLGAGAEARRPLGIAVVGGMLFSTFLTLVLVPVVYSLLARFSPVHDPDQALADADAQVTGDPTPQHAH